One window of Strix aluco isolate bStrAlu1 chromosome 24, bStrAlu1.hap1, whole genome shotgun sequence genomic DNA carries:
- the KPNB1 gene encoding importin subunit beta-1 isoform X2, translating into MELITILEKTVSPDRSELEAAQKFLEQAAIENLPTFLVELSRVLANPGNSQVARVAAGLQIKNSLTSKDPDIKAQYQQRWLAIDANARREVKNYVLQTLGTETYRPSSASQCVAGIACAEIPMNQWPELIPQLVANVTNQHSTEHMKESTLEAIGYICQDIDPEQLQDKSNEILTAIIQGMRKEEPSNNVKLAATNALLNSLEFTKANFDKESERHFIMQVVCEATQCPDTRVRVAALQNLVKIMSLYYQYMETYMGPALFAITIEAMKSDIDEVALQGIEFWSNVCDEEMDLAIEASEAAEQGRPPEHTSKFYAKGALQYLVPILTQTLTKQDENDDDDDWNPCKAAGVCLMLLATCCEDDIVPHVLPFIKEHIKNPDWRYRDAAVMAFGCILEGPEPNQLKPLVIQAMPTLIELMKDPSVVVRDTTAWTVGRICEMLPEAAINDIYLAPLLQCLMEGLSAEPRVASNVCWAFSSLAEAAYEAADVADDQEEPATYCLSSSFELIVQKLLETADRPDGHQNNLRSSAYESLMEIVKNSAKDCYPAVQKTTLVIMERLQQVLQMESHIQSTSDRIQFNDLQSLLCATLQNVLRKVQHQDALQISDVVMASLLRMFQSTAGSGGVQEDALMAVSTLVEVLGGEFLKYMDAFKPFLGIGLKNYAEYQVCLAAVGLVGDLCRALQSNILPFCDEVMQLLLENLGNENVHRSVKPQILSVFGDIALAIGGEFKKYLDVVLNTLQQASQAQVDKSDYDMVDYLNELREGCLEAYTGIIQGLKGDQENVHPDVMLVQPRVEFILSYIDHIAGDEDHTDGVVACAAGLIGDLCTAFGKDVLKLVEARPMIHELLTEGRRSKTNKTKTLATWATKELRKLKNQA; encoded by the exons ATGGAGCTCATCACCATCCTGGAGAAGACGGTCTCGCCGG ACCGTTCCGAGCTCGAGGCGGCGCAGAAGTTCCTGGAGCAGGCGGCCATCGAGAACCTG ccaACCTTCCTGGTGGAACTGTCCAGAGTGCTGGCAAACCCTGGCAACAGCCAAGTTGCCCGCGTGGCGGCCGGCTTGCAGATCAAGAACTCCCTGACCTCCAAGGACCCCGACATCAAGGCCCAGTACCAACAGAGATGGCTCGCCATCGACGCCAACGCCCGCAGGGAAGTCAAGAACTAC GTTTTGCAGACGTTGGGTACAGAAACATACAGGCCCAGCTCAGCCTCTCAGTGCGTGGCCGGCATCGCGTGTGCGGAGATCCCCATGAACCAGTGGCCCGAACTCATTCCCCAGTTGGTAGCGAACGTTACGAATCAGCACAGTACGGAGCACATGAAAGAGTCGACGTTGGAGGCCATTGGATACATCTGTCAGGATATC GATCCAGAGCAGCTTCAGGACAAATCCAATGAGATCCTGACAGCCATCATCCAGGGAATGAGAAAGGAAGAGCCCAGCAACAATGTGAAGCTAGCAGCTACTAATGCACTCCTGAACTCTTTGGAATTCACCAAAGCAAACTTTGACAAAGAG tcCGAAAGGCACTTTATTATGCAAGTAGTCTGTGAAGCAACGCAGTGTCCAGACACAAGG GTACGAGTGGCTGCCTTACAGAATTTGGTGAAGATTATGTCCCTTTATTATCAGTATATGGAGACATACATGGGTCCTGCGCTTTTTGCT ataACTATTGAAGCAATGAAAAGTGACATAGATGAGGTGGCTCTACAGGGAATAGAGTTCTGGTCAAACGTCTGCGACGAGGAGATGGACCTGGCCATAGAGGCGTCTGAG gcagcAGAGCAAGGAAGGCCTCCAGAGCACACTAGCAAATTTTATGCAAAGGGAGCGCTACAATATTTGGTCCCAATTCTAACACAAACGTTAACAAAACAG GATGAAAACGATGATGACGACGACTGGAACCCCTGCAAAGCAGCAGGCGTCTGCCTCATGCTCCTGGCGACCTGCTGTGAAGATGACATTGTTCCTCATGTGCTGCCCTTTATTaaagaacacattaaaaatcCAGATTGGCGATACAGAGATGCAGCGGTGATGGCTTTTGGGTGCATTTTGGAAGGACCAGAGCCTAACCAGCTCAAACCACTAGTCATACAG GCGATGCCAACTTTAATAGAACTAATGAAGGACCCCAGTGTTGTGGTTCGAGACACAACGGCTTGGACCGTGGGCAGGATCTGTGAGATGCTTCCTGAAGCTGCCATCAATGACATTTACCTCGCTCCGCTGCTGCAGTGTCTGATGGAGGGGCTGAGCGCCGAGCCCAGAGTGGCCTCCAACGTGTGCTGG GCCTTCTCTAGTCTTGCTGAAGCTGCCTATGAAGCTGCAGATGTAGCTGATGATCAGGAAGAACCAGCAACCTACTGCTTATCCTCTTCGTTTGAGCTAATAGTTCAGAAACTTCTGGAGACTGCAGATAG GCCTGATGGACACCAGAATAACTTGAGGAGTTCTGCATATGAATCTCTGATGGAAATAGTGAAAAACAGTGCCAAGGACTGTTACCCTGCTGTCCAAAAGACAACCCTGGTCATCATGGAACGACTCCAGCAAGTGCTGCAGATGGAG TCTCATATCCAGAGCACTTCCGATAGAATCCAGTTCAATGATCTTCAGTCTCTCCTTTGTGCTACTCTACAG AACGTCCTCCGGAAGGTCCAGCACCAGGATGCTTTGCAGATCTCCGACGTGGTGATGGCATCTCTGCTGAGAATGTTCCAGAGCACGGCGGGCTCGGGGGGTGTGCAGGAGGACGCCTTGATGGCGGTCAGCACCCTGGTAGAAG TCTTAGGTGGAGAGTTTCTGAAGTACATGGATGCCTTCAAACCGTTCCTTGGCATTGGACTGAAGAACTATGCTGAGTACCAG GTTTGTCTGGCTGCAGTGGGCCTGGTTGGTGACTTATGCAGAGCCCTGCAATCCAACATCTTGCCTTTTTGTGATGAGGTTATGCAGCTGCTCTTGGAGAACTTGGGG AATGAAAATGTTCATAGGTCTGTGAAGCCTCAGATTCTCTCGGTCTTTGGCGATATCGCCCTTGCCATTGGAGGGGAATTTAAGAAGTACCTCGACGTCGTCCTGAACACCCTCCAGCAGGCTTCCCAAGCGCAGGTTGATAAG TCTGACTACGACATGGTGGATTACCTGAACGAGTTGAGGGAGGGCTGCCTGGAGGCGTACACTGGCATCATCCAGGGATTGAAAGGAGACCAAGAAAACGTTCACC cGGATGTGATGCTGGTGCAGCCCAGAGTAGAATTTATTCTGTCTTACATTGACCACATTGCTGGAGACGAGGATCACACTGATGGAGTAGTGGCATGTGCTGCTGGACTGATAGG ggaTTTGTGTACAGCTTTTGGGAAAGATGTACTGAAATTAGTAGAAGCTAGACCCATGATACATGAACTGCTAACTGAAGGAAGAAGATCCAAGacgaacaaaacaaaaaccctcgCTACCTGGGCGACTAAAGAACTGAGAAAACTGAAGAATCAAGCTTG a
- the KPNB1 gene encoding importin subunit beta-1 isoform X1, whose translation MELITILEKTVSPDRSELEAAQKFLEQAAIENLPTFLVELSRVLANPGNSQVARVAAGLQIKNSLTSKDPDIKAQYQQRWLAIDANARREVKNYVLQTLGTETYRPSSASQCVAGIACAEIPMNQWPELIPQLVANVTNQHSTEHMKESTLEAIGYICQDIDPEQLQDKSNEILTAIIQGMRKEEPSNNVKLAATNALLNSLEFTKANFDKESERHFIMQVVCEATQCPDTRVRVAALQNLVKIMSLYYQYMETYMGPALFAITIEAMKSDIDEVALQGIEFWSNVCDEEMDLAIEASEAAEQGRPPEHTSKFYAKGALQYLVPILTQTLTKQDENDDDDDWNPCKAAGVCLMLLATCCEDDIVPHVLPFIKEHIKNPDWRYRDAAVMAFGCILEGPEPNQLKPLVIQAMPTLIELMKDPSVVVRDTTAWTVGRICEMLPEAAINDIYLAPLLQCLMEGLSAEPRVASNVCWAFSSLAEAAYEAADVADDQEEPATYCLSSSFELIVQKLLETADRPDGHQNNLRSSAYESLMEIVKNSAKDCYPAVQKTTLVIMERLQQVLQMESHIQSTSDRIQFNDLQSLLCATLQNVLRKVQHQDALQISDVVMASLLRMFQSTAGSGGVQEDALMAVSTLVEVLGGEFLKYMDAFKPFLGIGLKNYAEYQVCLAAVGLVGDLCRALQSNILPFCDEVMQLLLENLGNENVHRSVKPQILSVFGDIALAIGGEFKKYLDVVLNTLQQASQAQVDKSDYDMVDYLNELREGCLEAYTGIIQGLKGDQENVHPDVMLVQPRVEFILSYIDHIAGDEDHTDGVVACAAGLIGDLCTAFGKDVLKLVEARPMIHELLTEGRRSKTNKTKTLATWATKELRKLKNQAW comes from the exons ATGGAGCTCATCACCATCCTGGAGAAGACGGTCTCGCCGG ACCGTTCCGAGCTCGAGGCGGCGCAGAAGTTCCTGGAGCAGGCGGCCATCGAGAACCTG ccaACCTTCCTGGTGGAACTGTCCAGAGTGCTGGCAAACCCTGGCAACAGCCAAGTTGCCCGCGTGGCGGCCGGCTTGCAGATCAAGAACTCCCTGACCTCCAAGGACCCCGACATCAAGGCCCAGTACCAACAGAGATGGCTCGCCATCGACGCCAACGCCCGCAGGGAAGTCAAGAACTAC GTTTTGCAGACGTTGGGTACAGAAACATACAGGCCCAGCTCAGCCTCTCAGTGCGTGGCCGGCATCGCGTGTGCGGAGATCCCCATGAACCAGTGGCCCGAACTCATTCCCCAGTTGGTAGCGAACGTTACGAATCAGCACAGTACGGAGCACATGAAAGAGTCGACGTTGGAGGCCATTGGATACATCTGTCAGGATATC GATCCAGAGCAGCTTCAGGACAAATCCAATGAGATCCTGACAGCCATCATCCAGGGAATGAGAAAGGAAGAGCCCAGCAACAATGTGAAGCTAGCAGCTACTAATGCACTCCTGAACTCTTTGGAATTCACCAAAGCAAACTTTGACAAAGAG tcCGAAAGGCACTTTATTATGCAAGTAGTCTGTGAAGCAACGCAGTGTCCAGACACAAGG GTACGAGTGGCTGCCTTACAGAATTTGGTGAAGATTATGTCCCTTTATTATCAGTATATGGAGACATACATGGGTCCTGCGCTTTTTGCT ataACTATTGAAGCAATGAAAAGTGACATAGATGAGGTGGCTCTACAGGGAATAGAGTTCTGGTCAAACGTCTGCGACGAGGAGATGGACCTGGCCATAGAGGCGTCTGAG gcagcAGAGCAAGGAAGGCCTCCAGAGCACACTAGCAAATTTTATGCAAAGGGAGCGCTACAATATTTGGTCCCAATTCTAACACAAACGTTAACAAAACAG GATGAAAACGATGATGACGACGACTGGAACCCCTGCAAAGCAGCAGGCGTCTGCCTCATGCTCCTGGCGACCTGCTGTGAAGATGACATTGTTCCTCATGTGCTGCCCTTTATTaaagaacacattaaaaatcCAGATTGGCGATACAGAGATGCAGCGGTGATGGCTTTTGGGTGCATTTTGGAAGGACCAGAGCCTAACCAGCTCAAACCACTAGTCATACAG GCGATGCCAACTTTAATAGAACTAATGAAGGACCCCAGTGTTGTGGTTCGAGACACAACGGCTTGGACCGTGGGCAGGATCTGTGAGATGCTTCCTGAAGCTGCCATCAATGACATTTACCTCGCTCCGCTGCTGCAGTGTCTGATGGAGGGGCTGAGCGCCGAGCCCAGAGTGGCCTCCAACGTGTGCTGG GCCTTCTCTAGTCTTGCTGAAGCTGCCTATGAAGCTGCAGATGTAGCTGATGATCAGGAAGAACCAGCAACCTACTGCTTATCCTCTTCGTTTGAGCTAATAGTTCAGAAACTTCTGGAGACTGCAGATAG GCCTGATGGACACCAGAATAACTTGAGGAGTTCTGCATATGAATCTCTGATGGAAATAGTGAAAAACAGTGCCAAGGACTGTTACCCTGCTGTCCAAAAGACAACCCTGGTCATCATGGAACGACTCCAGCAAGTGCTGCAGATGGAG TCTCATATCCAGAGCACTTCCGATAGAATCCAGTTCAATGATCTTCAGTCTCTCCTTTGTGCTACTCTACAG AACGTCCTCCGGAAGGTCCAGCACCAGGATGCTTTGCAGATCTCCGACGTGGTGATGGCATCTCTGCTGAGAATGTTCCAGAGCACGGCGGGCTCGGGGGGTGTGCAGGAGGACGCCTTGATGGCGGTCAGCACCCTGGTAGAAG TCTTAGGTGGAGAGTTTCTGAAGTACATGGATGCCTTCAAACCGTTCCTTGGCATTGGACTGAAGAACTATGCTGAGTACCAG GTTTGTCTGGCTGCAGTGGGCCTGGTTGGTGACTTATGCAGAGCCCTGCAATCCAACATCTTGCCTTTTTGTGATGAGGTTATGCAGCTGCTCTTGGAGAACTTGGGG AATGAAAATGTTCATAGGTCTGTGAAGCCTCAGATTCTCTCGGTCTTTGGCGATATCGCCCTTGCCATTGGAGGGGAATTTAAGAAGTACCTCGACGTCGTCCTGAACACCCTCCAGCAGGCTTCCCAAGCGCAGGTTGATAAG TCTGACTACGACATGGTGGATTACCTGAACGAGTTGAGGGAGGGCTGCCTGGAGGCGTACACTGGCATCATCCAGGGATTGAAAGGAGACCAAGAAAACGTTCACC cGGATGTGATGCTGGTGCAGCCCAGAGTAGAATTTATTCTGTCTTACATTGACCACATTGCTGGAGACGAGGATCACACTGATGGAGTAGTGGCATGTGCTGCTGGACTGATAGG ggaTTTGTGTACAGCTTTTGGGAAAGATGTACTGAAATTAGTAGAAGCTAGACCCATGATACATGAACTGCTAACTGAAGGAAGAAGATCCAAGacgaacaaaacaaaaaccctcgCTACCTGGGCGACTAAAGAACTGAGAAAACTGAAGAATCAAGCTTGGTAA